CACGCATTAAGCCGGTTGCAATAGTAGTTTTTCCGCTAGAAGAGCTGGTGGCGGCAATAATAACGCCGGGGGTTACCATTCAATACCCTTTTGGCCTTTTCGACCAACATCCATTGGGTGCTTAATTTTAGTCATCTCAGTTACTAAATCGGCCGCCTCGATAAGTTGTGGATCAGCATCACGTCCAGTAATAACAATATGCTGTGTTCCTGGGCGGTTTTTTAAGGTTTCCACCACATCATTGATATCAATCCAGCCCCATTTAATGGGGTATGTAAACTCATCGAGCACATAAAAATCATGGGCTTCCTGCGCAATGCGACGTTTAACCTCTAGCCAACCATCATGAGCATCTCTGGCATGGTCTTCATCGCTGCCATGCTTTTTAGTCCAGCTCCACCCTTCGCCCATCTTGTGCCACTCAATAGCGCCACCGATGCCGGTTTCTTCATGCAATTGGCCAAGACGTTTAAATACTGCCTCCTCACCGACCTTCCATTTTGCAGATTTAACGAATTGGAACACGCCCACATTCATTGATTGATTCCAAGCCCGCATGGCCATACCAAAAGCAGCAGTAGATTTTCCTTTGCCTGGGCCGGTATGTACTGCTGTTATGGGTAACATGCGGCGTTGTCGAGTGGTTAATCCATCATCAGGAATATTGGCTGGATCGACTTTGCCCTGCGGCATGGGTGTTCTCCTTGGGTGAGATTGGATAAGTTTTATAGTGCCTGGATGACTTCAGTGAGTGCTTCGGCATTTAACTCTTCGATACGCACACACGTTCCGCCCAGATTTTGAGCTAACTCAGTAGCTAGACCAAGGCGAATGCGGCCACCTTTTTCACAGTCTACTATTACGCTTCCGGTATGTCCGCGTTGTGCAATAGTGGCGGCGATGCTGCGCAAATGGGCCAATCCATCTTTTCCGGTAGCCCGACCATCGGTAAGCACCACCAATAAAGCTGGCCGGCCGGGTTCGCGGCGGTATTCGCGTTCAATAAGTTCATGCGCCATATTCAACCCCTCAGCTAACGGGGTGCGTCCACCTGTGGGCAAACCGTCAAGACGTTTTTTGGCAATATCAATTGATCCTGTTGGTTGTAGCACTATTTCTGGTGCACTACCGCGCACAGTGATCACCGCAACCTTGTCTCGACGTTGATAAGCATCACCGAGTAAAGAATGCACCGCACCAGTAACTGCATTTAACCGATCGCGTGCGGCCATTGAACCGGAAGAATCAACGAGAAAAACAATAAGGTTAGCTTCTTTACCTCGCCGCAAAGAACCACGCAAATCAGTAGGAATAAATTCCAAACGGCCGGCATCAATGTGTGCTCCACGATCAGCAGCAGCACGAATTGTGCCAATCAAGTTCAGTCCACGCCCATTTCTGACCGGTCGAACATCCGAACCAATACGAGTTTGTGCAGGAGCACGTCTACCAGGAGTGGCATCAAGAACCCGTGAGGTTTTACGTAAAAGCGTCCTAGCTACGAAAGGGCGCGCCTGTATCTGCGCTACCTACCTCCCCATCGCTGGTTGGTTCACTTTCTGCTGGGCTATCTTTTGGCGAAGAGTCATTTTCTGTCGGTGGATCAGTGGGGGAACCATTTTGTGGCAGAGGCTCATTCATAGCTTCGTCCAACTGCTCAGAATCAAGGCCTGGTTCATCAAAAGGATTACGTCGCCGGCGATGTGGTAGCGCTAACTCGGCAGCAATGCGAATATCTTCATCGAGAACCTCACTACGCCCGCTCCAGGCAGCATGCGCACGAGCAGTTCGAGCAATCACCAAATCACCGCGCATACCATCTACATCAAAAGCAGCACAGATCTGAGCAATGCGGGCTAAATTCTCATCGCTCAACACAACCTGAGAAATGATGTGCTTGGCCTGAGCAACACGTTGGCTTAATGTGTCATCGCTAGCTGACCAATCATCGGCAAATCCTTGCGGATCATCTTCAAAAGCTAATCGACGACGCATAATCTCGGTGCGTGTTGCCACATCGCGCGAGGCACTAACATCAATAGAAAGTCCAAAGCGGTCAAGTAACTGCGGGCGTAATTCACCTTCCTCCGGATTCATGGTGCCTACCAAAATAAAGTTTGCCGGCGAAGTATGCGAAATACCATCGCGTTCGATGGTGACTCGCCCAGTAGCCGCCGCATCTAATAGTGCATCGACTAAATGATCTGCAAGCAGATTGACCTCATCAACATATAAAATTCCGCCGTCTGCCTCGGCAAGAAGACCTGGGCGATAATTGGCTTTACCAGTGGTCAGCACGGTTTCTAAATCAAGAGCACCCACCACGCGATCCTCGGTGGCCCCAATAGGAAGATTAACCAATGGTGCCCCGCCTAAGATGGACTGGAAACCACGCACTGTTGTTGTTTTTGCGGTTCCTTTTTCACCACGAATAACTACCCCACCGATCCGCGGGGCAATGGCCGTTAAAATAAGGGCAAGTTGTAGTCTCTCCTGGTCATACACTGCCGAAAAAGGAAATCCTGGTGCGGTGGTTGTACTCACGATTGTGTTAATCCTCTAGTTTTAATGTTTTTTGGGTGCGTTCCCATTGCTGTGCAAAAAGAGCTGGATCAGCAGATAAGTTGGTTCCATAGGAAGGAATCATTTCCTTTAACTTTGGCCCCCACTCAATCATCTTGTGTCCGAAGCAGCGCTCAATTAATTCAATCATGGCCGATGGGGCAATAGAGGCCCCAGGTGAGGCACCTAACAATCCAGCGATAGTGCCTTCACCGTTATTAATCAATGTGGTACCAAAAGCCAGAGTAGAAAATCTCGGGCCAACTACTGGTTGGATAGCTTGTACCCGCTGTCCTGCCACCACGATTTCCCAATCTTTATCCTGTGCCTGCGGAACATATTCCCGCAAAGATTCCATCTTGGCTTCTTTATCCATCATGAGTTCGGTGAGCAGATACTTTGTCAGTGAAAATTCTTGTAAGCCCACACCAACATAACTCAACAGATTAGTTGGTCGAATCGACTTAAAAAGATCAAACCAACTACCAGTTTTTAAGAATTTTGGTGTCCAACCAGCATAAGGGCCAAAAAGAAGGCCAGTTTTCCCATCAATTACTCGGGTGTCTAGGTGCGGCACCGACATTGGTGGTGCGCCAATAGCAGCTTGTCCGTAAACCTTTGCATGATGCTGGGCAATCAGTTCTTCATTCGTGCAGCGCAACCATAGACCAGAGACTGGGAATCCACCCCAACCGCGAATTTCAATAATTCCAGACTTCTGTAAGAGCGGTAAGGCCATGCCTCCAGCACCAACAAAAACAAAATTAGCTAAAACAGTGTGAATATCCCCAGTATGTAGGTCTTTAACTGTAACTTTCCATTTGGTTCCTTCACCTTTAATGTTGGTTACTTCGTGTCCATAGCGTACCTCAGCACCATTTTTAGCTGCGGAAGCAAAAAACTGTTGGCTTAAGCTACCAAAATTAACGTCGGTACCAGAATTGATCCAGGACACAGCAACTTTTTCATTTTTATCCCTACCTGCCGCCATAAGTGGTAGTCGATCAGCGAATTCATCATGATCACTAATAAAACTCATGCCTGGGAAAAGCGGATGGTTTTTTAGTGCTTCATATCGACGATGCAAATACTCAATCTGCTGTTCCCCACGA
This DNA window, taken from Corynebacterium kutscheri, encodes the following:
- the cobO gene encoding cob(I)yrinic acid a,c-diamide adenosyltransferase; its protein translation is MPQGKVDPANIPDDGLTTRQRRMLPITAVHTGPGKGKSTAAFGMAMRAWNQSMNVGVFQFVKSAKWKVGEEAVFKRLGQLHEETGIGGAIEWHKMGEGWSWTKKHGSDEDHARDAHDGWLEVKRRIAQEAHDFYVLDEFTYPIKWGWIDINDVVETLKNRPGTQHIVITGRDADPQLIEAADLVTEMTKIKHPMDVGRKGQKGIEW
- a CDS encoding vWA domain-containing protein, coding for MGSDVRPVRNGRGLNLIGTIRAAADRGAHIDAGRLEFIPTDLRGSLRRGKEANLIVFLVDSSGSMAARDRLNAVTGAVHSLLGDAYQRRDKVAVITVRGSAPEIVLQPTGSIDIAKKRLDGLPTGGRTPLAEGLNMAHELIEREYRREPGRPALLVVLTDGRATGKDGLAHLRSIAATIAQRGHTGSVIVDCEKGGRIRLGLATELAQNLGGTCVRIEELNAEALTEVIQAL
- a CDS encoding ATP-binding protein — translated: MSTTTAPGFPFSAVYDQERLQLALILTAIAPRIGGVVIRGEKGTAKTTTVRGFQSILGGAPLVNLPIGATEDRVVGALDLETVLTTGKANYRPGLLAEADGGILYVDEVNLLADHLVDALLDAAATGRVTIERDGISHTSPANFILVGTMNPEEGELRPQLLDRFGLSIDVSASRDVATRTEIMRRRLAFEDDPQGFADDWSASDDTLSQRVAQAKHIISQVVLSDENLARIAQICAAFDVDGMRGDLVIARTARAHAAWSGRSEVLDEDIRIAAELALPHRRRRNPFDEPGLDSEQLDEAMNEPLPQNGSPTDPPTENDSSPKDSPAESEPTSDGEVGSADTGAPFRS
- the mqo gene encoding malate dehydrogenase (quinone), which produces MADSPQSVTSKATEEVDVLLIGAGIMSATLGAILQQLEPSWSQLVLERLAGPAQESSSPWNNAGTGHSALCELNYTPETKSGKVKIEKAVDINEKFQVSRQFWSHQLEAGVLSDAKDFINLVPHVSFGRGEQQIEYLHRRYEALKNHPLFPGMSFISDHDEFADRLPLMAAGRDKNEKVAVSWINSGTDVNFGSLSQQFFASAAKNGAEVRYGHEVTNIKGEGTKWKVTVKDLHTGDIHTVLANFVFVGAGGMALPLLQKSGIIEIRGWGGFPVSGLWLRCTNEELIAQHHAKVYGQAAIGAPPMSVPHLDTRVIDGKTGLLFGPYAGWTPKFLKTGSWFDLFKSIRPTNLLSYVGVGLQEFSLTKYLLTELMMDKEAKMESLREYVPQAQDKDWEIVVAGQRVQAIQPVVGPRFSTLAFGTTLINNGEGTIAGLLGASPGASIAPSAMIELIERCFGHKMIEWGPKLKEMIPSYGTNLSADPALFAQQWERTQKTLKLED